A window of the Oscillospiraceae bacterium NTUH-002-81 genome harbors these coding sequences:
- a CDS encoding insulinase family protein, whose amino-acid sequence MRQEIYDIYERIEERPAPDLASTEIYLRHKKSGARVLVLSNQDDNKVFCIGFRTPVSDSTGVPHIIEHSVLCGSDHFPVKDPFVELVKGSLNTFLNAMTYPDKTVYPVASCNDADFKNLMHVYMDAVFFPNIYKHEEIFRQEGWHYELEDPQGELTVNGVVYNEMKGAFSSAEGVLDRVILNSLFPDTGYAYESGGDPEVIPTLSYEQFLDFHRTYYHPSNSYIYLYGDMDVEERLLWMDREYLSRFTIQPVESAIALQKPFAAMQRVEKQYSIAQGEEEKDNTYLSYNKVIGTSLDPKLYLAFQVLEYVLLGASGAPLKQALLDAGIGQDIMSSYDNGVYQPIFSVIAKKANPEQEEAFVQVIEQTLSRIVSEGIDRKALQAGINYYEFKYREADFGPYPKGLMYGLQAYDSWLYDERVPLMHLEALDTFRYLKEQLDTDYYEQLIQTYLLDNPHASLVLIRPERGLTARMDAAQKEKLAAYKDSLSEEEKEKLAADTKNLRAYQEAPDDPAALATIPVLQISDIRKEAEVPPLEKIGDGTAEVLFTEQESNGIGYVELDFDAGQVPEALVPYVGILTSVLGYVSTEHYSYQELFHEVNIQTGGIAPSINVYGDAKEYRAYTPVYTVRAKALYGQMPSVFALLGEILFTSQLEDEKRLKEILSRLKSRLQASLVSAGHSAAAMRAMSYTSGLAAYTDSTSGIAYYELVEDLEQHFEEKKAELMENLKELMIRLFRPENLLVHYTAQRCGQEALLKELPDFAARLHREAVPSGGALPVPEKKNEGFLTASKVQYVACAGNFRDAGFAYTGALRILKVMLSYDYLWNNIRVKGGAYGCMSGFSRIGDSYFTTYRDPKLRESREIFLGTPAYLAQFTADEPTMRKYIIGTMSEVDAPLNPSARGRKALSMYRSHVTREDVQRERDEILGATVEDIRALRPIVEAVLAADNFCVIGNEEKIQEEKDLFMEVKPLIHA is encoded by the coding sequence ATGAGACAGGAAATTTATGATATATATGAGCGGATCGAGGAGCGTCCGGCACCGGATCTGGCTTCCACAGAGATCTATCTGCGGCATAAGAAGAGCGGCGCCCGGGTGCTGGTGCTTTCCAACCAGGATGACAACAAGGTGTTCTGCATCGGTTTTCGTACCCCGGTCAGCGACAGTACCGGGGTACCGCACATCATCGAGCATTCCGTGCTGTGCGGTTCTGACCATTTCCCGGTGAAGGATCCTTTCGTGGAGCTGGTCAAGGGCTCACTGAATACTTTTCTGAATGCCATGACTTACCCGGACAAGACGGTTTATCCCGTTGCCAGCTGCAACGATGCAGATTTCAAAAATCTGATGCACGTGTATATGGATGCGGTTTTCTTCCCGAATATTTACAAGCATGAGGAGATTTTCCGACAGGAGGGCTGGCACTATGAGCTGGAGGATCCCCAGGGAGAACTGACGGTCAACGGCGTGGTATACAATGAGATGAAGGGGGCTTTTTCTTCTGCGGAGGGCGTTCTGGATCGGGTGATCCTGAACTCTCTTTTCCCGGATACCGGTTATGCCTATGAATCCGGCGGAGACCCGGAGGTGATCCCGACCCTTTCCTATGAACAGTTCCTGGATTTCCACCGCACCTATTATCATCCGTCCAACAGCTATATTTATCTGTATGGCGACATGGATGTGGAGGAGCGGCTGCTCTGGATGGACAGAGAATACCTGAGCCGGTTTACTATCCAGCCGGTGGAATCCGCCATTGCACTGCAGAAGCCCTTTGCTGCCATGCAGCGGGTGGAGAAGCAGTATTCCATCGCCCAGGGAGAGGAGGAGAAGGATAACACCTACCTTTCCTATAATAAAGTTATTGGCACCAGCCTAGATCCGAAGCTGTATCTGGCGTTCCAGGTGCTGGAGTATGTGCTGCTGGGGGCTTCCGGCGCACCGCTGAAGCAGGCGCTGCTGGATGCCGGTATCGGACAGGATATCATGAGCTCCTACGACAACGGAGTATACCAGCCGATTTTCTCGGTGATCGCCAAGAAGGCCAACCCGGAGCAGGAAGAGGCGTTTGTGCAGGTCATTGAGCAGACCCTTTCCCGGATCGTCAGCGAGGGCATAGATCGGAAAGCGCTGCAGGCCGGGATCAATTATTATGAATTCAAGTACCGGGAGGCAGATTTCGGCCCTTACCCGAAGGGACTGATGTATGGTCTCCAGGCATATGACAGCTGGCTCTATGATGAGCGTGTGCCGCTGATGCATCTGGAAGCGCTGGATACGTTCCGGTATCTGAAAGAGCAGCTGGATACGGATTACTATGAACAGCTGATCCAGACGTATCTCCTGGACAATCCCCATGCGTCTCTTGTGCTGATCCGGCCGGAGCGGGGACTGACTGCCCGGATGGATGCGGCGCAGAAGGAGAAGCTGGCCGCCTATAAAGACAGCCTTTCGGAAGAAGAAAAAGAGAAACTGGCGGCGGATACGAAGAACCTGCGGGCGTACCAGGAGGCGCCGGACGATCCGGCAGCATTGGCCACCATTCCGGTGCTGCAGATTTCCGATATCCGAAAGGAGGCGGAAGTACCGCCTCTGGAAAAGATCGGGGATGGCACCGCAGAGGTGCTGTTCACCGAACAGGAATCCAACGGCATCGGCTATGTAGAGCTGGATTTTGATGCCGGGCAGGTGCCGGAGGCACTGGTGCCCTATGTGGGCATCCTCACCAGTGTGCTGGGCTATGTGAGCACAGAACACTACAGCTATCAGGAGCTGTTCCATGAGGTGAACATTCAGACCGGCGGCATCGCCCCCTCCATCAACGTGTATGGCGATGCGAAGGAGTACCGGGCCTATACGCCGGTGTATACGGTGCGGGCAAAGGCGCTTTACGGGCAGATGCCGTCGGTCTTTGCCCTGCTGGGAGAGATTTTGTTTACTTCTCAGCTGGAGGATGAAAAACGGCTGAAGGAGATCCTGTCCCGGCTGAAATCAAGACTCCAGGCAAGCCTTGTGTCTGCCGGTCATTCCGCGGCAGCGATGCGGGCCATGTCCTATACTTCCGGGTTGGCTGCCTATACGGACAGCACCAGCGGCATTGCCTACTATGAGCTGGTGGAGGATCTGGAACAGCATTTTGAGGAAAAGAAAGCAGAACTCATGGAGAACTTAAAGGAACTGATGATCCGCCTGTTCCGGCCGGAGAACCTGCTGGTGCATTACACGGCCCAGCGCTGCGGACAGGAAGCGCTTTTGAAGGAGCTGCCGGACTTTGCAGCCCGCCTGCACCGGGAAGCTGTTCCGTCTGGCGGGGCTCTGCCGGTGCCGGAGAAGAAGAACGAGGGCTTTCTCACGGCCTCCAAGGTACAGTACGTGGCCTGCGCAGGCAATTTCCGGGATGCCGGGTTTGCCTACACCGGCGCGCTGCGGATCCTGAAGGTGATGTTAAGCTACGATTACCTGTGGAACAACATCCGGGTAAAGGGCGGCGCCTACGGCTGTATGAGCGGATTTTCCAGGATCGGGGATTCCTATTTTACCACTTACCGGGATCCGAAGCTGCGGGAGTCCCGGGAGATTTTCCTGGGTACACCGGCGTACCTTGCACAGTTTACGGCAGATGAGCCGACCATGAGAAAATACATCATCGGTACCATGAGTGAGGTGGATGCGCCGCTGAATCCGTCGGCCAGAGGCAGGAAAGCGCTGAGCATGTACAGAAGCCATGTGACCCGGGAGGATGTGCAGCGGGAGCGGGATGAGATCCTTGGCGCCACAGTGGAGGATATCCGGGCATTGCGGCCCATTGTGGAAGCGGTGCTGGCAGCAGATAACTTC